The Gemmatimonadota bacterium genome segment GGGGCAGCATGTGGCAATTTGTCCATAACGCGGCAATTGCCGATGCCGCTGGTATTCCCTGCTGGCATGGATCTGGAAATGACCTCGGCATAATGGAAATGGCCTATCTTCACGCGGCGAGTGTGCCGCGAAATTGCGTTATGCCCAGTGATTTTGTCGGGAGTTGGACGCGGGAAGATGACTTGATTGTGGATGGCATCCAATTTGAAAAGGGCGAAGCCATTGTTCCAACAAAGCCGGGACTTGGATGTGAACTCAATGTGGATGCTCTGGAAAATTATCGGATAAATTGACAGACAAAGATTTGAAGAAGTGAGGATCGTATGGTAGGTAAATTAAATATCCTGCTGTTTACAGCAGATGATTTGGGTTGCGATTCACTCGGTTGTTTTGGATCAAACGTGCCAGATATTTCCCCCAACCTGGATGCATTTGCTGCAGAGGGCATGCGATTCAGTCATGGGCATGTGAATGTTGCCATTTGTATGCCAAGTCGCAATGTGTTGAACACCGGGCGCTATAGTTATAACAATGGTGGAATGGGGTTCTTTCATACATTTGAGGACACACCGACGATCATCGAAATATTGAGTGATGCGGGGTATATGACTGGCCTTCTCGGAAAAGTGAATCATTCAACCCCAAAAGAGTCGATTACATGGGATTTTAGTCGGGATCAAGAAGACCTGGGGTTTGGCCGTAGCCCTCAGAAGTATGGGGCGTATTGTAAGAAATTTTTCGAGAACTGTAAAAGCGCCGACAAACCCTTTTATTTTATGGTGAACTCTCATGATCCTCATCGACCATTTTATAATCCAGATGAAGGACCAAAGGGTGGTGCTGAGGTGCCATCGCGGTTGTATAGCCCCAATGAAATTGAAGTGCCCGGATTCTTGCCTGATCTTCCATTGATTCGCAAAGAACTTTCGTGGTATTACAATTCGGTGAGACGCCTGGATGATACATTTGGGGCGGTGATGAATGCTTTGGAAGAGGCAGGATTGCGAGACAATACACTGGTCGCTTTTTTGTCGGATAACGGGATGGCCGTGCCGTTTGCCAAGTGTAATGTATATCTGGCGAGTACGCGCACACCGTGGCTGGTGCGGTGGCCCGGTGTTGCAAAAGAGGGTACAACATGTAGTGAACTGATGTCGGGCATTGACTTCTTGCCGACCGCGTTAGACGCAATTGGTATGCCTGCTTTGGATGGTGTGGATGGGCAATCTTTTGTGCCGCTACTGAAAGGTGAAAAGCAGAAAGGCAGGGAGCATGTATTTACACAGATCGATTCTAAGGCTGGTGGCGCAGCAACGCCGATGCGATGTGTGCAGGATCATCAGTTTGGATACATCTTTAATATGTGGGTGCGAGATGACTATCGGTACCGCAATAACAATGAAGGCTTGACAATGCACGCAATGGAGGAGGCTGCACCGGGAAATCCAGATATTGCGGAACGGGTGCGGATGTTTCGGTATCGCGTACCGGAAGAGTTATACGATTTGGAGCAGGACCCCAATTGTTTGAAAAACTTGATTGACGACCCGGAATACAGTGCAAAAG includes the following:
- a CDS encoding sulfatase, whose product is MVGKLNILLFTADDLGCDSLGCFGSNVPDISPNLDAFAAEGMRFSHGHVNVAICMPSRNVLNTGRYSYNNGGMGFFHTFEDTPTIIEILSDAGYMTGLLGKVNHSTPKESITWDFSRDQEDLGFGRSPQKYGAYCKKFFENCKSADKPFYFMVNSHDPHRPFYNPDEGPKGGAEVPSRLYSPNEIEVPGFLPDLPLIRKELSWYYNSVRRLDDTFGAVMNALEEAGLRDNTLVAFLSDNGMAVPFAKCNVYLASTRTPWLVRWPGVAKEGTTCSELMSGIDFLPTALDAIGMPALDGVDGQSFVPLLKGEKQKGREHVFTQIDSKAGGAATPMRCVQDHQFGYIFNMWVRDDYRYRNNNEGLTMHAMEEAAPGNPDIAERVRMFRYRVPEELYDLEQDPNCLKNLIDDPEYSAKADEIRAILQAQMRETNDPVLEAFENRTSPDVVTRVFNAVYPDHENRNKN